From Salvia splendens isolate huo1 chromosome 3, SspV2, whole genome shotgun sequence, a single genomic window includes:
- the LOC121794706 gene encoding uncharacterized protein LOC121794706 isoform X3, with translation MDYQQPHGYMRHPPPPPAADPFQRPPLPPPQSNHPWPYPPTQFQYQPQTQHSPSPPPPQWLPPPQSSDHPQYAQHPYQTHQPPHYHAHPHYPPPPQLPPRPPHASQSYPQDWGSGGWSHHQNWQYPTAANNNEEDWAARAKAWAAAKSASDNQHTPSHFGPGGRPEEQNHFHEKYPQQFLDGHVPVAPASNYHQFPVAMGSSNRTGVDVHTPFPARDGGTAGDSIPPFPPQEKSPISPIVHQQEVPSSYSSVAGNVESVDRYEKLNSSSSTPVASFPPHHFHHMPHTTGRWMEEPHHVLNSQPTESVTDMSDQPLNFAPHYNRDPETHVQPNYAHSSCDSVRGGDPTVAMSSNYAWPPHAAPGAAYPPPPPAMPLGSQVDHPIAMPSPVSGHTAPIFPPGPGFQPTVPMVGSGVFGVGAGVTPHPTTFSGDAFGSADRPKKASVPNWLREEIIKNKAVITSSSSALNFPKEESQFMNDDDNDKPSRKGDQSDHKSNDSSTEDEDEDEVEVARTAAINQEIKRVLTDVLLKVTDYLFDEIATKVLKEDGPSVEVNRDGDLSNHHLLPSAPSVSTPKASAKILIPTKAKGSDNEDASERSTSGSAGDILGLGNYASDEEDEIQNPGKPDLKDGSMQQSKLLDSNPVIENSGSQEQRNVPASAAENLPNDNMAAKEFASDNSLHSSKRLSGTVENEYQQGYDTSISSNYLTEKAVERDEIPDGNFEAQRWMNNDSRTQNTRSGPDKNYELENKRSSMKKEQKKSESSKGKLDKKGDEEHRRHEERRARAGRNDHHDNFKDKVKEKGKTDEKAINNEPRRRPSSSDDKEGTIEAHKDKSSSKKDNDGKRKERTGDDRKERSRHKSGTEPSRHKRRRSSSVGARDRGTKDNSLDSRANESSDESSDDSRRKLHHSRRHKSPLPTRTRKRQVLRSPHSKHSKPRNSPYSSLESTRYPLIRFSCIL, from the exons ATGGACTACCAGCAGCCCCACGGCTACATGAGGCATCCCCCGCCACCGCCCGCGGCGGATCCGTTCCAAAGACCACCACTCCCCCCGCCCCAATCCAATCATCCGTGGCCCTATCCCCCTACCCAATTTCAATACCAACCCCAAACACAACACTCCCCTTCCCCTCCTCCTCCGCAGTGGCTACCGCCGCCTCAGTCCTCTGACCATCCTCAATACGCTCAACATCCTTATCAGACGCATCAGCCTCCGCATTACCATGCCCACCCTCACTATCCGCCTCCGCCCCAGCTTCCGCCTAGACCGCCTCACGCTTCTCAGTCCTACCCTCAG GACTGGGGAAGTGGCGGTTGGAGTCATCATCAAAATTGGCAATACCCAA CTGCAGCTAATAACAATGAAGAAGACTGGGCAGCTAGAGCTAAGGCATGGGCTGCTGCTAAATCTGCCTCGGACAATCAACACACTCCATCACATTTTGGACCAGGTGGGAGACCAGAAGAGCAAAATCATTTCCACGAGAAATATCCTCAACAATTTCTTGATGGGCATGTGCCAGTAGCTCCAGCATCAAACTATCATCAATTCCCAGTTGCAATGGGGTCGTCAAACAGGACAGGTGTAGATGTACACACTCCATTTCCTGCTAGAGATGGAGGCACAGCTGGAGATTCAATTCCACCTTTCCCTCCACAAGAAAAATCACCTATAAGTCCAATAGTCCATCAGCAGGAGGTACCTTCTAGTTATTCTTCTGTTGCAG GTAATGTGGAGTCTGTGGATAGATACGAAAAGCTCAATAGCTCTTCATCTACTCCAGTTGCCTCTTTTCCGCCACATCATTTTCATCATATGCCGCACACAACTGGCAGATGGATGGAAGAACCTCATCATGTACTTAATAGCCAGCCAACTGAGTCTGTAACTGACATGAGCGATCAACCACTGAATTTTGCACCACATTACAATCGTGATCCTGAGACACATGTCCAACCCAACTATGCTCACTCTTCCTGCGATTCTGTTAGAGGCGGAGATCCTACTGTGGCTATGTCTTCAAACTATGCGTGGCCTCCTCATGCTGCACCTGGGGCTGCTTATCCTCCACCACCTCCGGCAATGCCATTAGGGTCACAG GTTGATCATCCAATAGCTATGCCTTCTCCAGTATCTGGACATACTGCTCCAATATTTCCTCCTGGTCCTGGTTTCCAGCCTACTGTTCCAATGGTAGGTAGTGGTGTTTTTGGGGTTGGTGCAGGAGTAACACCTCATCCCACCACATTTTCAGGAGATGCTTTTGGTTCAGCTGACCGTCCTAAAAAG GCATCCGTACCTAACTGGCTTAGGGAAGAAATCATTAAAAACAAGGCTGTTATCACAAGTTCAAGTTCTGCCCTGAATTTTCCCAAGGAGGAATCACAATTCATGAATGATGATGATAACGATAAGCCTTCTAGGAAGGGAGATCAATCAGACCACAAAAGCAACGATTCATCAAcagaagatgaagatgag GATGAGGTTGAAGTTGCTAGAACTGCAGCTATTAACCAGGAGATAAAGCGTGTTCTGACTGATGTTCTTCTGAAG GTTACTGATTATCTGTTTGATGAAATAGCTACCAAAGTTCTGAAAGAAGATGGTCCCTCTGTTGAAG TTAATCGAGATGGTGACTTGTCAAACCACCACTTATTGCCTTCTGCTCCATCAGTTTCAACACCCAAGGCCTCTGCCAAGATTCTGATCCCAACCAAGGCCAAGGGAAGTGACAATGAGGATGCTAGTGAAAGATCTACTTCTGGTTCTGCTGGAGATATACTGGGGCTGGGTAATTATGCCTCGGATGAGGAAGATGAGATACAGAATCCAGGCAAGCCAGATTTAAAGGACGGCTCCATGCAACAGAGCAAGCTTTTGGACTCTAATCCTGTCATTGAGAACAGTGGTTCCCAGGAACAAAGAAATGTTCCAGCTAGTGCTGCTGAAAATCTGCCAAATGATAATATGGCTGCTAAAGAATTTGCATCAGATAATAGTCTGCATTCCTCTAAGAGATTGTCTGGCACTGTAGAAAATGAGTACCAGCAAGGTTATGATACTTCTATATCGAGCAACTATTTGACTGAAAAGGCTGTTGAGAGAGATGAAATACCAGATGGGAATTTTGAAGCTCAAAGGTGGATGAACAATGATTCCCGGACCCAAAATACCCGGAGCGGACCTGATAAAAATTATGAGCTTGAAAACAAAAGAAGCTCAATGAAGAAAGagcaaaaaaaatcagaaagttCTAAGGGTAAACTGGATAAGAAGGGAGATGAAGAACATAGAAGACATGAAGAAAGGCGAGCAAGAGCTGGTAGGAATGACCATCATGATAATTTCAAAGATAAAGTGAAGGAGAAAGGTAAGACTGATGAAAAAGCAATTAACAATGAACCAAGGAGGCGGCCCTCTTCTTCCGATGACAAGGAAGGGACAATTGAGGCACACAAAGATAAAAGTAGTAGTAAAAAAGACAATGATGGGAAAAGGAAAGAGAGAACAGGGGATGACAGAAAAGAACGATCTAGACATAAAAGTGGTACTGAACCCAGTAGACATAAACGGCGCCGGTCATCTTCAGTTGGTGCCAGGGATAGAGGGACCAAGGATAACTCCTTGGATAGTCGTGCAAATGAGTCAAGTGATGAGTCATCAGATGATTCTAGAAG GAAATTACATCACTCGAGAAGACATAAATCTCCATTGCCCACCAGGACAAGAAAAAG ACAAGTTTTGCGGTCACCCCATAGCAAGCATTCTAAGCCCAGGAATTCTCCCTACTCTTCTCTTGAGAGTACCAGGTACCCTCTAATCCGTTTTAGTTGTATTCTGTAA
- the LOC121796516 gene encoding uncharacterized protein LOC121796516 — MEKTDGIMTHSTMRIDKVETAVVEVTTRLGALEHQVSQIAQAVGQIHQPGQFPSTTIPNPKNCKAIYLRSGTSYESPPMPEKEAFVQPEEEKEDEEIEVESPNTPPEIHSAAIAPPKPKEKKLDGKFAKFLEIFKRVHLNIPLIEELQQMPSYLKFLKEIMSKKKKLVDYETVSLTENSLYDLGASINLMPLSFFRKLKFGVLKPTTITLQMMDKSVKFPNGLLENVLVRVNDFIFPVDFVVLDMKEDPNVPLILGRPFLATGRALIDVTKGELTFRHGNKTTILSILDKMKRHEIEESKRVEEVPLEVEECKVMNVAYEQAKDDEVEKHLEEILLPNWFFELEDETSLGEKKKEVPKLANGESHGVDFGENDKPIW; from the exons ATGGAGAAGACTGATGGGATCATGACACACTCCACTATGAGGATTGATAAAGTTGAGACGGCGGTAGTGGAGGTCACCACAAGATTGGGGGCCTTAGAGCACCAAGTGAGTCAAATTGCTCAAGCTGTTGGGCAGATACATCAACCAGGGCAATTCCCAAGTACTACAATTCCAAATCCGAAAAATTGCAAGGCAATCTACTTGAGGAGTGGGACAAGCTATGAGAGTCCCCCTATGCCTGAAAAGGAAGCCTTTGTacaacccgaagaagagaaagaagatgAGGAGATAGAGGTGGAATCACCTAATACGCCACCCGAGATTCATTCCGCAGCAATTGCTCCTCCCAAGCCAAAAGAG AAGAAGTTAGATGGGAAGTTTGCAAAATTCCTTGAGATCTTCAAGAGGGTGCACCTCAACATACCTCTCATTGAGGAACTCCAACAAATGCCCAGCTATCTCAAGTTTCTGAAGGAGATTATGTCCAAAAAGAAGAAGTTGGTTGATTACGAAACCGTGAGCTTGACCGAGAATT CCTTGTATGATTTGGGGGCAAGCATAAATCTCATGCCCCTAAGCTTCTTCCGGAAGTTGAAGTTTGGTGTCTTGAAGCCGACCACCATCACCCTTCAAATGATGGACAAATCCGTCAAGTTCCCCAATGGACTCCTTGAGAATGTATTGGTTAGGGTGAATGATTTTATCTTCCCCGTGGACTTTGTAGTCTTGGATATGAAGGAGGATCCTAATGTCCCACTCATTCTTGGAAGGCCATTCCTTGCAACGGGGAGAGCTCTAATTGATGTCACCAAGGGTGAACTCACTTTTAGGCATGGAAACAAGACGACCATCCTTTCCATATTGGACAAGATGAAACGCCATGAAATAGAAGAATCCAAAAGAGTGGAAGAGGTGCCTTTGGAGGTAGAAGAGTGCAAGGTGATGAATGTTGCATATGAGCAAGCTAAGGATGATGAGGTTGAGAAGCATTTGGAGGAAATTTTGCTCCCCAATTGGTTCTTTGAGCTTGAGGATGAAACAAGTTTGGGGGAGAAAAAGAAGGAGGTGCCAAAATTGGCAAATGGTGAATCTCATGGAGTTGACTTTGGAGAAAATGACAAGCCTATTTGGTGA
- the LOC121794706 gene encoding uncharacterized protein LOC121794706 isoform X1, which yields MDYQQPHGYMRHPPPPPAADPFQRPPLPPPQSNHPWPYPPTQFQYQPQTQHSPSPPPPQWLPPPQSSDHPQYAQHPYQTHQPPHYHAHPHYPPPPQLPPRPPHASQSYPQDWGSGGWSHHQNWQYPTAANNNEEDWAARAKAWAAAKSASDNQHTPSHFGPGGRPEEQNHFHEKYPQQFLDGHVPVAPASNYHQFPVAMGSSNRTGVDVHTPFPARDGGTAGDSIPPFPPQEKSPISPIVHQQEVPSSYSSVAGNVESVDRYEKLNSSSSTPVASFPPHHFHHMPHTTGRWMEEPHHVLNSQPTESVTDMSDQPLNFAPHYNRDPETHVQPNYAHSSCDSVRGGDPTVAMSSNYAWPPHAAPGAAYPPPPPAMPLGSQVDHPIAMPSPVSGHTAPIFPPGPGFQPTVPMVGSGVFGVGAGVTPHPTTFSGDAFGSADRPKKASVPNWLREEIIKNKAVITSSSSALNFPKEESQFMNDDDNDKPSRKGDQSDHKSNDSSTEDEDEDEVEVARTAAINQEIKRVLTDVLLKVTDYLFDEIATKVLKEDGPSVEVNRDGDLSNHHLLPSAPSVSTPKASAKILIPTKAKGSDNEDASERSTSGSAGDILGLGNYASDEEDEIQNPGKPDLKDGSMQQSKLLDSNPVIENSGSQEQRNVPASAAENLPNDNMAAKEFASDNSLHSSKRLSGTVENEYQQGYDTSISSNYLTEKAVERDEIPDGNFEAQRWMNNDSRTQNTRSGPDKNYELENKRSSMKKEQKKSESSKGKLDKKGDEEHRRHEERRARAGRNDHHDNFKDKVKEKGKTDEKAINNEPRRRPSSSDDKEGTIEAHKDKSSSKKDNDGKRKERTGDDRKERSRHKSGTEPSRHKRRRSSSVGARDRGTKDNSLDSRANESSDESSDDSRRKLHHSRRHKSPLPTRTRKRQVLRSPHSKHSKPRNSPYSSLESTRGKRSPSLLPSRSRSRSPVHRRR from the exons ATGGACTACCAGCAGCCCCACGGCTACATGAGGCATCCCCCGCCACCGCCCGCGGCGGATCCGTTCCAAAGACCACCACTCCCCCCGCCCCAATCCAATCATCCGTGGCCCTATCCCCCTACCCAATTTCAATACCAACCCCAAACACAACACTCCCCTTCCCCTCCTCCTCCGCAGTGGCTACCGCCGCCTCAGTCCTCTGACCATCCTCAATACGCTCAACATCCTTATCAGACGCATCAGCCTCCGCATTACCATGCCCACCCTCACTATCCGCCTCCGCCCCAGCTTCCGCCTAGACCGCCTCACGCTTCTCAGTCCTACCCTCAG GACTGGGGAAGTGGCGGTTGGAGTCATCATCAAAATTGGCAATACCCAA CTGCAGCTAATAACAATGAAGAAGACTGGGCAGCTAGAGCTAAGGCATGGGCTGCTGCTAAATCTGCCTCGGACAATCAACACACTCCATCACATTTTGGACCAGGTGGGAGACCAGAAGAGCAAAATCATTTCCACGAGAAATATCCTCAACAATTTCTTGATGGGCATGTGCCAGTAGCTCCAGCATCAAACTATCATCAATTCCCAGTTGCAATGGGGTCGTCAAACAGGACAGGTGTAGATGTACACACTCCATTTCCTGCTAGAGATGGAGGCACAGCTGGAGATTCAATTCCACCTTTCCCTCCACAAGAAAAATCACCTATAAGTCCAATAGTCCATCAGCAGGAGGTACCTTCTAGTTATTCTTCTGTTGCAG GTAATGTGGAGTCTGTGGATAGATACGAAAAGCTCAATAGCTCTTCATCTACTCCAGTTGCCTCTTTTCCGCCACATCATTTTCATCATATGCCGCACACAACTGGCAGATGGATGGAAGAACCTCATCATGTACTTAATAGCCAGCCAACTGAGTCTGTAACTGACATGAGCGATCAACCACTGAATTTTGCACCACATTACAATCGTGATCCTGAGACACATGTCCAACCCAACTATGCTCACTCTTCCTGCGATTCTGTTAGAGGCGGAGATCCTACTGTGGCTATGTCTTCAAACTATGCGTGGCCTCCTCATGCTGCACCTGGGGCTGCTTATCCTCCACCACCTCCGGCAATGCCATTAGGGTCACAG GTTGATCATCCAATAGCTATGCCTTCTCCAGTATCTGGACATACTGCTCCAATATTTCCTCCTGGTCCTGGTTTCCAGCCTACTGTTCCAATGGTAGGTAGTGGTGTTTTTGGGGTTGGTGCAGGAGTAACACCTCATCCCACCACATTTTCAGGAGATGCTTTTGGTTCAGCTGACCGTCCTAAAAAG GCATCCGTACCTAACTGGCTTAGGGAAGAAATCATTAAAAACAAGGCTGTTATCACAAGTTCAAGTTCTGCCCTGAATTTTCCCAAGGAGGAATCACAATTCATGAATGATGATGATAACGATAAGCCTTCTAGGAAGGGAGATCAATCAGACCACAAAAGCAACGATTCATCAAcagaagatgaagatgag GATGAGGTTGAAGTTGCTAGAACTGCAGCTATTAACCAGGAGATAAAGCGTGTTCTGACTGATGTTCTTCTGAAG GTTACTGATTATCTGTTTGATGAAATAGCTACCAAAGTTCTGAAAGAAGATGGTCCCTCTGTTGAAG TTAATCGAGATGGTGACTTGTCAAACCACCACTTATTGCCTTCTGCTCCATCAGTTTCAACACCCAAGGCCTCTGCCAAGATTCTGATCCCAACCAAGGCCAAGGGAAGTGACAATGAGGATGCTAGTGAAAGATCTACTTCTGGTTCTGCTGGAGATATACTGGGGCTGGGTAATTATGCCTCGGATGAGGAAGATGAGATACAGAATCCAGGCAAGCCAGATTTAAAGGACGGCTCCATGCAACAGAGCAAGCTTTTGGACTCTAATCCTGTCATTGAGAACAGTGGTTCCCAGGAACAAAGAAATGTTCCAGCTAGTGCTGCTGAAAATCTGCCAAATGATAATATGGCTGCTAAAGAATTTGCATCAGATAATAGTCTGCATTCCTCTAAGAGATTGTCTGGCACTGTAGAAAATGAGTACCAGCAAGGTTATGATACTTCTATATCGAGCAACTATTTGACTGAAAAGGCTGTTGAGAGAGATGAAATACCAGATGGGAATTTTGAAGCTCAAAGGTGGATGAACAATGATTCCCGGACCCAAAATACCCGGAGCGGACCTGATAAAAATTATGAGCTTGAAAACAAAAGAAGCTCAATGAAGAAAGagcaaaaaaaatcagaaagttCTAAGGGTAAACTGGATAAGAAGGGAGATGAAGAACATAGAAGACATGAAGAAAGGCGAGCAAGAGCTGGTAGGAATGACCATCATGATAATTTCAAAGATAAAGTGAAGGAGAAAGGTAAGACTGATGAAAAAGCAATTAACAATGAACCAAGGAGGCGGCCCTCTTCTTCCGATGACAAGGAAGGGACAATTGAGGCACACAAAGATAAAAGTAGTAGTAAAAAAGACAATGATGGGAAAAGGAAAGAGAGAACAGGGGATGACAGAAAAGAACGATCTAGACATAAAAGTGGTACTGAACCCAGTAGACATAAACGGCGCCGGTCATCTTCAGTTGGTGCCAGGGATAGAGGGACCAAGGATAACTCCTTGGATAGTCGTGCAAATGAGTCAAGTGATGAGTCATCAGATGATTCTAGAAG GAAATTACATCACTCGAGAAGACATAAATCTCCATTGCCCACCAGGACAAGAAAAAG ACAAGTTTTGCGGTCACCCCATAGCAAGCATTCTAAGCCCAGGAATTCTCCCTACTCTTCTCTTGAGAGTACCAG GGGGAAAAGATCACCATCACTGTTGCCATCAAGATCGAGATCCAGATCGCCTGTGCACCGCCGACGATAG
- the LOC121794706 gene encoding uncharacterized protein LOC121794706 isoform X2 — MDYQQPHGYMRHPPPPPAADPFQRPPLPPPQSNHPWPYPPTQFQYQPQTQHSPSPPPPQWLPPPQSSDHPQYAQHPYQTHQPPHYHAHPHYPPPPQLPPRPPHASQSYPQDWGSGGWSHHQNWQYPTNNNEEDWAARAKAWAAAKSASDNQHTPSHFGPGGRPEEQNHFHEKYPQQFLDGHVPVAPASNYHQFPVAMGSSNRTGVDVHTPFPARDGGTAGDSIPPFPPQEKSPISPIVHQQEVPSSYSSVAGNVESVDRYEKLNSSSSTPVASFPPHHFHHMPHTTGRWMEEPHHVLNSQPTESVTDMSDQPLNFAPHYNRDPETHVQPNYAHSSCDSVRGGDPTVAMSSNYAWPPHAAPGAAYPPPPPAMPLGSQVDHPIAMPSPVSGHTAPIFPPGPGFQPTVPMVGSGVFGVGAGVTPHPTTFSGDAFGSADRPKKASVPNWLREEIIKNKAVITSSSSALNFPKEESQFMNDDDNDKPSRKGDQSDHKSNDSSTEDEDEDEVEVARTAAINQEIKRVLTDVLLKVTDYLFDEIATKVLKEDGPSVEVNRDGDLSNHHLLPSAPSVSTPKASAKILIPTKAKGSDNEDASERSTSGSAGDILGLGNYASDEEDEIQNPGKPDLKDGSMQQSKLLDSNPVIENSGSQEQRNVPASAAENLPNDNMAAKEFASDNSLHSSKRLSGTVENEYQQGYDTSISSNYLTEKAVERDEIPDGNFEAQRWMNNDSRTQNTRSGPDKNYELENKRSSMKKEQKKSESSKGKLDKKGDEEHRRHEERRARAGRNDHHDNFKDKVKEKGKTDEKAINNEPRRRPSSSDDKEGTIEAHKDKSSSKKDNDGKRKERTGDDRKERSRHKSGTEPSRHKRRRSSSVGARDRGTKDNSLDSRANESSDESSDDSRRKLHHSRRHKSPLPTRTRKRQVLRSPHSKHSKPRNSPYSSLESTRGKRSPSLLPSRSRSRSPVHRRR, encoded by the exons ATGGACTACCAGCAGCCCCACGGCTACATGAGGCATCCCCCGCCACCGCCCGCGGCGGATCCGTTCCAAAGACCACCACTCCCCCCGCCCCAATCCAATCATCCGTGGCCCTATCCCCCTACCCAATTTCAATACCAACCCCAAACACAACACTCCCCTTCCCCTCCTCCTCCGCAGTGGCTACCGCCGCCTCAGTCCTCTGACCATCCTCAATACGCTCAACATCCTTATCAGACGCATCAGCCTCCGCATTACCATGCCCACCCTCACTATCCGCCTCCGCCCCAGCTTCCGCCTAGACCGCCTCACGCTTCTCAGTCCTACCCTCAG GACTGGGGAAGTGGCGGTTGGAGTCATCATCAAAATTGGCAATACCCAA CTAATAACAATGAAGAAGACTGGGCAGCTAGAGCTAAGGCATGGGCTGCTGCTAAATCTGCCTCGGACAATCAACACACTCCATCACATTTTGGACCAGGTGGGAGACCAGAAGAGCAAAATCATTTCCACGAGAAATATCCTCAACAATTTCTTGATGGGCATGTGCCAGTAGCTCCAGCATCAAACTATCATCAATTCCCAGTTGCAATGGGGTCGTCAAACAGGACAGGTGTAGATGTACACACTCCATTTCCTGCTAGAGATGGAGGCACAGCTGGAGATTCAATTCCACCTTTCCCTCCACAAGAAAAATCACCTATAAGTCCAATAGTCCATCAGCAGGAGGTACCTTCTAGTTATTCTTCTGTTGCAG GTAATGTGGAGTCTGTGGATAGATACGAAAAGCTCAATAGCTCTTCATCTACTCCAGTTGCCTCTTTTCCGCCACATCATTTTCATCATATGCCGCACACAACTGGCAGATGGATGGAAGAACCTCATCATGTACTTAATAGCCAGCCAACTGAGTCTGTAACTGACATGAGCGATCAACCACTGAATTTTGCACCACATTACAATCGTGATCCTGAGACACATGTCCAACCCAACTATGCTCACTCTTCCTGCGATTCTGTTAGAGGCGGAGATCCTACTGTGGCTATGTCTTCAAACTATGCGTGGCCTCCTCATGCTGCACCTGGGGCTGCTTATCCTCCACCACCTCCGGCAATGCCATTAGGGTCACAG GTTGATCATCCAATAGCTATGCCTTCTCCAGTATCTGGACATACTGCTCCAATATTTCCTCCTGGTCCTGGTTTCCAGCCTACTGTTCCAATGGTAGGTAGTGGTGTTTTTGGGGTTGGTGCAGGAGTAACACCTCATCCCACCACATTTTCAGGAGATGCTTTTGGTTCAGCTGACCGTCCTAAAAAG GCATCCGTACCTAACTGGCTTAGGGAAGAAATCATTAAAAACAAGGCTGTTATCACAAGTTCAAGTTCTGCCCTGAATTTTCCCAAGGAGGAATCACAATTCATGAATGATGATGATAACGATAAGCCTTCTAGGAAGGGAGATCAATCAGACCACAAAAGCAACGATTCATCAAcagaagatgaagatgag GATGAGGTTGAAGTTGCTAGAACTGCAGCTATTAACCAGGAGATAAAGCGTGTTCTGACTGATGTTCTTCTGAAG GTTACTGATTATCTGTTTGATGAAATAGCTACCAAAGTTCTGAAAGAAGATGGTCCCTCTGTTGAAG TTAATCGAGATGGTGACTTGTCAAACCACCACTTATTGCCTTCTGCTCCATCAGTTTCAACACCCAAGGCCTCTGCCAAGATTCTGATCCCAACCAAGGCCAAGGGAAGTGACAATGAGGATGCTAGTGAAAGATCTACTTCTGGTTCTGCTGGAGATATACTGGGGCTGGGTAATTATGCCTCGGATGAGGAAGATGAGATACAGAATCCAGGCAAGCCAGATTTAAAGGACGGCTCCATGCAACAGAGCAAGCTTTTGGACTCTAATCCTGTCATTGAGAACAGTGGTTCCCAGGAACAAAGAAATGTTCCAGCTAGTGCTGCTGAAAATCTGCCAAATGATAATATGGCTGCTAAAGAATTTGCATCAGATAATAGTCTGCATTCCTCTAAGAGATTGTCTGGCACTGTAGAAAATGAGTACCAGCAAGGTTATGATACTTCTATATCGAGCAACTATTTGACTGAAAAGGCTGTTGAGAGAGATGAAATACCAGATGGGAATTTTGAAGCTCAAAGGTGGATGAACAATGATTCCCGGACCCAAAATACCCGGAGCGGACCTGATAAAAATTATGAGCTTGAAAACAAAAGAAGCTCAATGAAGAAAGagcaaaaaaaatcagaaagttCTAAGGGTAAACTGGATAAGAAGGGAGATGAAGAACATAGAAGACATGAAGAAAGGCGAGCAAGAGCTGGTAGGAATGACCATCATGATAATTTCAAAGATAAAGTGAAGGAGAAAGGTAAGACTGATGAAAAAGCAATTAACAATGAACCAAGGAGGCGGCCCTCTTCTTCCGATGACAAGGAAGGGACAATTGAGGCACACAAAGATAAAAGTAGTAGTAAAAAAGACAATGATGGGAAAAGGAAAGAGAGAACAGGGGATGACAGAAAAGAACGATCTAGACATAAAAGTGGTACTGAACCCAGTAGACATAAACGGCGCCGGTCATCTTCAGTTGGTGCCAGGGATAGAGGGACCAAGGATAACTCCTTGGATAGTCGTGCAAATGAGTCAAGTGATGAGTCATCAGATGATTCTAGAAG GAAATTACATCACTCGAGAAGACATAAATCTCCATTGCCCACCAGGACAAGAAAAAG ACAAGTTTTGCGGTCACCCCATAGCAAGCATTCTAAGCCCAGGAATTCTCCCTACTCTTCTCTTGAGAGTACCAG GGGGAAAAGATCACCATCACTGTTGCCATCAAGATCGAGATCCAGATCGCCTGTGCACCGCCGACGATAG